aCTATTATGTCAAATTTCTAGTTAATTGATTGAGATTGAGTGGTGCATGGCTGTAAATATTGGAGAGGTGGTTTTCAGTGTCGGTCTTTTGAAGAACAATTACAACTGGTGTGGGTTTTTGTCTGGCTCTCCATTTCACACTAccattttagcaatttttatttgtttttttttcataatcttTGCTATGTTATTGGTCCAATGCAGTCTGTTCCTTGCTAATAATCAAAGACACGAGGAAAAGAAAAGTCAATTCTTTGCCTCCATGAAATGTGAACATGCTTGAGTGCTATTTCTTTGGGTAGGTTTAGGATTATTTACATCTGTAAGACTCGTTTTCTCCTAAGCgtttccacttttttttatttttttattatgggaCCAAGCGTTTTCACATTATCCAAGTGTGAACAAGCTTGACTAAAACGTGACATGCTGCTTTGACAAACTTTCCATGTGGGTTTAAAGTTTTACCTTAGCCTGGAGAGAGAAATTAGTAATTACTCTAGTAAACAATTTAATTGTTCATGGAtaaagtttaattacaaaattgattatagtttaaaactacaaccttacttaatatatttttattggagttaaattttgacaaatttaccattggattacatctttttcttatattctcaatacttacaaaatttctaaaaaataaaaattaatagttatgttattaataaattgtttaaatgacaagttttattttattttttattttatttaaattatacataaaatataagcttataaatcatatagtaaatgtTATctgattaatacaaaatttgacatgtgtattaagaatagaacatacaatttaacggttagatttttaaaatatgtagtttttattgagtaaggttacaatcaattttgtagttaaactttgttcATTGTTTATTAGTGATTATTTTTCCtggtctttttattttatacgcCTAcctctttttgaattttcagaaTCCCCATAAGATCATCCTCTCCATAGATTTATTTATGACAAAGataccattttattttaatatggtACCATATTGTTAAAAATTGTACATTATTGAATAAAAAGTAAACTGCTTTTAAGTAACATGATATTTTTCACCAACTTTATACTcgcaaaaatataaatattccCTATTAAATAATCCATCTCTATTCCAAAAAACAGGTAGAGATCCTAATACAACACCTTCACTAGGTTCTGTTGAGTACTAAGTATTTAGGGTTGACCCATgggattaaaaaatttcaattaataatgGATTGGGTTCAAGTTTAAATCTGCTTAACACCTtaccaaaaatttataataataataataaatgcatTACACATTTTATCTGGTAGTGTGGGCATACACATCTTTCCCTATTTAATTTTCTGAGATTTCTTTGGTCAAAAAAATTTTCTGAGATTTCTTTGGTCAAaaaaattttctgaaatttcttagcaattcaataagtgtttgtgggggtGTGAAGGGCAAGGTCTAAGGTTCAAGTCTTCAGGAAAGattttcacacatatatatacttagattatactagagtaaaatttctatcttgtataaataaaaaaaattctaacactTAAGAATTTGCAATGCCAGTATGCCACACACAATTTAAGAATTTGATCCAGTACTGTGGGCATGCATAGGATAAATTATACAGTTCTCATGGTGGACCACGTTATTCTGTCCACCATTCCATTAAAAGACtctcacttgtttaaaattactgAGTTAGTAATcagtttctatttaaaaaaaaaattctgactcaataattttaaacaggtgggaaatttttagtgaaatggtggatcacgtcacttgtccaccatgaggaccttataatttctccatgCGTAGACATCCTAACATTTAATTACTGTAACAACCCCAATGtgtggaatttttttataaaaaatatttcagtaaatgaattattatttttattttgatagacTAAAAGacattttattaagaaaattgTAGAATATAGAAACCTTTTATGTATACTAGCATGTAACCCATGCAAATGCAtagcatttaaaattaaatacaatttttattataaaaatataaataattaattgaattattttttttagaaatagcatctaacacatatatatatgtatagatacatttaaaattaaacacaatttttataataaaaatataaataattagtcaatttttttaaaaagtaaaggTAATTagtcatatattaaaattcttacctaaatttaatactatttatgatcattttttctcttctaatttttaataagatagaatgtgtagtggtgatttttgttatgaggagatttttattgagtatatgtgattggtttcgcccccccccccccccaattttatagttcattaaatTATATCTTTAGTAtattgcactcattaactcacttggtacaaagattaaaaaaacttaagtagataattatggtgtggtctctacataaatttagacacatggtgcaaaattggattctaatttcaaattttaattcaattttctctaaactttacctatatatatatatatatatattgagtagtgtaacattgtttagagttacaccatgtgtaacttgaacctaactcatatctatatatataaatatatatatatatatatatacatacatatatatatatatatatatgttagtgATAATGCtaaaaaatcaccagtgagtcacacagTCCTTACACACTCGCAACAATACCTGcgcaacaaaaagaaaaggcctTACAGAGAACACCGGTGTGATGTCGGCCGAATACCCTttgaaggtcaagttagaatctTTTTGCAACTCTAAAGTGTCAGAGCTGGGATCAATTATGCGTACTTGTTTTCTGagggtctttgggtttttatagtagtgtagagcCAAACTCCTATACTTGCGTaacaagtcttttccttatagggaaGATCTCCATTAATGTGCGTATATTCCAGAATCCTCCTCATGTTAGAATTCTATTCATATTGGGACTTCATAGACTAGGGTTAGTCGTGAAACGCAAGTCGCTTCCATTTAGGGTTTCTTGAAGACCACATAATGACCGATTGAGTGCTGTGTGGCCTTTTGATCTGTCCACCCTGTGTCCGTTCACATAGGATCTGTTCACTATTAGCCCATTTGTCCAGCACTGTCAAGTCCATTTAAGTGGATCTGTCACCTCCAATTTTCTCCCTCTTCCATTAGTTTGATTGAAAGCAATTCAGTACTTGTATATACAAATATGTCCATAAAAAGACAAACtatgtcatttttgtttttacttttgggCAAGATACTGAGTAACAATGTATCTAGGTAATGTAAGTCAAAGTTATTGCATTATTTCTTGCTTCCATGTGAAACCTAAGTAATGTGCTTTGATAAACGAACACATTCTATCGCTTTTCAgccattaaaaaagaaaaaagaaatgaacacAATACGCCATCGTAGTTACAAAATAGTATATAGTATTAGTATCTGTACGTCAtccttatctaattttttttttcaattttgtaatCGCCAACTTAATCCAATTTAAACGCCGCCCAGGAGGAATCAAATTGCAATTTGCGAATAAAGTTTACCAAAAATGTTGACTTCATGCCGCTGCTTCCAAGTCAAGTGTTAAACGTTAAAACTTGGCTGAAAACTTTgcttttggggaaaaaaatgaagaagaaaagttcaagacatttttttttttttttttacctaaataagtttataatctcagaaaaacatcatcaataGCACTATAATTTGCAGCTTGAAACACACATTTAATCACTTTTAAAAGtagataaattataattttctcattatatatatatatatatatagtgtatgAATGTGTCGGTCATGGTTGATTGTTTAAGTTATCTGTCACTATCAAACCTGTCGTTCAAACAAATCTAATGCGTGAGCACATGATTTTATCTCACCCCAAAAAGAAACGGCAAAGGCAGAGAAGATTGTATAATCAAATTCATCCTCtagttgtttctcaaaaaataattaaaatttaaaatataaaatattctctagttaattctcaaccaaaaaaaaaaagaagttttaaatTCATAAAGTGTCATGTTAATTGATGCTCTTTGAGCATTTGTTAATGAACAATATATACTAAAAAACctttaataccacttttatagaaaatataaaaaattgtaacaaaaaaagtcaattactttttcatttttcataaaaattcagtttttaaaaaatttcctaaaccACCTTTTAGGCTATCCGTTAACTTTTCTCACCTATAATAAATCAGttttacaaataataaaatgcaaCAAAATGGCTACTGTTACCGGCTAATTAAGAGGTGCAAGCTttactttaaatatatattataatgaaaACCCtccataaatatatagttgATATGTCAAGACTTACTAACAAGGTTTCGGTAGTGCAGTTTTCATAATTTCATTACAAAAAGTGTTTATGTTTTTCCAACATTCTTTGATACTGCCATCCCTTTAAATTTACAGAACATATTGaaaaagattaataaaaaaaaaatcacatgcaTAGAAATCATGTAATTTAGCAGAATTCATTTCTAGGCCtattattttcctaaaaactcTAATATTGTAGCTATATATGGTTACTGCATTTTACTGTGGGTATTGGGTATAGTGTGAACTCAAAAAATGAGTGATTAATTAATGCCCACgtactactaaaaaaaaaaaattacattacatGGGATTTTGATTAGTGTTACTTATGCCAACTCTGTAGCTAGCATTTATCCTCAATAGGGTTTGCCAAACTTAGAAGATGTGCCTGAGATATATATGTTATTGCAAATTGATGTTAGTGGGAGACGACTTTAGTAATAAACTCATATAAATGAAAGATATATCTAAGTCTTGCAAGAAAAgtaatacatttatatatatatctagaacacatatatttttttatgcacGCTCTTGCTTCATTCACCAAGAAAAATTCTCAAAGGTGGCccacatagagaagaaaagggCCAGTCCCCACATGAAAATGAAAGAGACAAAACCCTAATACATTTAAATGCATTTTcctgagaaaagaaaagaaaaaacgaaAGTCAAGAAACTATTTTCAGTTGCTTCGATTACATCTAAATGTTATCATCATATGGAAATATGGAATCAACTGCAATTTCTTTGCAAAAGGAGAATCCTTGAAGCATAGCCCTTCTATTTACAGCACAGATAAGTAGAAAAATCTCAGAaaatcaaaaagagagagatacaATATATTTAGAGAAACCATCTAGCTAAACACCATCAAAACAAATTTCTTAGAGATCAAACATTgatagataaaaaagaaaaaagacaagaaaaaaagaagatattaaaGAAGAGTCATTTGATTTGTTTGACTAGCTAGCTAGGTAAGTTGAGCTTCTTCAATGCTATGCAAGCGAGAAGCATCCAAAGGAAGAAATGGGAATTCATCACCAAGGTCTTGAATATAATCCTCTAGTTCTGAAAGGCTTCCCAAGAACCCACCTGATTTCTCAGCATTCCACAATATCCCTTCTTCCTCGTCCTTAATTCTCTCCCTTGACTGATCCAAATTACTACGAAACCCAGATGGGAGCTCCATTTTGTTTGTCTGTACTGTTGGCTTGTCTGATGAAGCACTTCTTGACTCTTCTCTTCGGGGAATTCTGCTTGGTTTCTTGTTGCAACCCTTTTCCATGGGTTTCCCTGTGAGTCGTTGCACTAACTCACGGAAGTTGGCCACGTCGGTTTTGATGATCTCGGGAGCAAATATGTGAATTATGCGTATCTTTGGCTTGGttttggatattgtttttgAATCTCGGTGCATGCCTAGATGGGCTAAAGTTGAACAGGGTTTAcaggtttgtttgtttgtcatgTCATCCATGGaaatgcagagagagagagagagagagagagaggtgtggTGGAGAAGTTGGTGTATTTGTTTAGAAGAAAGGATGGGATGCTTCATGCTTATATAGGTGGGAAAGTAATGTTAATTTGAgattgtttggttgggaggacaacatataaaattttaaaaaggaaaatataagcTGTCTGTTGGGAGCAAGTATTGGATGAATCTTGTCTGACAGATTGTAAGTGaagggtctgtttggaattcgcttattttgttgaaattgaaatttttttgctgaaaatactataaataaaagtaaaaattagttgaataaTGCAAtagaacccatgaatagtaccaaaaattgCAATgtgacctatgaatagtagcaaaaaaaaaactgaatagtaaaataaattgacaaaattaatcatgTCAAACGGACACGAAGTGAGTGCAAAGTgtttagcaaaaattaaaaagctagcttattttactattcagcttatttttgccaCTATTCATAAGTTccactgtactttttgatattatttataagtctcactgtactatttcaactaactattacgtttatctacagtacttttagtaaaaaaaatttagtttcaacaaaataagcggatcctaAACAGACCTATGTGCGTTTGGCTCCAACTTAAAAaaccagcttattttactatttagcttatttttgctactattcatggactccactgcactttttgatattattcataggttccactgtactattttagctaacttttacctttatctacagtattttcagtaaaaagttttcaatttcaacaaaataagcggatcccaaacagacTCATGTGTGTTTGACTCTAGCTTAAAaaaccaacttattttactattcagcttatttttgctactattgaTGGgttccactgcactttttggtactattcattgGTCCCATTGTACtctttcagctaacttttacctttatttataatactttcagtaaaaagttttcagtttcagtaaaataagcagaTCACAAACAAATCCATATATGTCAATGTATTCTTTGTGTTGAGATAAAATtgatacttatttttttatagaattaaaTGATACTTAAATGCTTACTATATAATATTCAATAAAATCTTCTTAGCTGCTTAACaagaatggaaaataaattatcGGATATGCTTCCATGATGGTTCTGCTTTACATAATTTGCCACTAATCCCGAATTAAATGTCATAAGCTATTGTGATGTGCTTTGTACTATAGGTGAGTATCACAGAAAAAgtaatgttatgtccacaatatttttcacaacaatttgaTAATAAATCCTACTATCCTAGCAATCTATTACTGGTTTTAATATGGATTCAtcaataatattacttttttattcattaataatagtctGCCACCTAGGATTGGGAATGAAGTCAGGACTTAAGAGTTAGGAAAGGTGGAagtataaacaaagaaaaaaaattcattatgaaattttaaattagcaTCCacttaatattaacaaaaagtcaacaaagacaaagacacaaaatcattatttttttaatacattacaATGTAATCATTTATGAAAAGGGAACTCAGTGTTCATCTTATATGCGTGCATCTGCTATTGGGTAAAggaaaaatgattttgtttaaaattttttaaagtgcCAAGTTGTTTGTTTGGGCTAAAATTGATTAATtggacttctttttttttttttttttttttagttttgttattggtaatttttgttattggcctaatttttttgggcttgtaattttattttaaattgtaaatcTATGGATTTTTTTATGGCATTTGAAAGaatcaatataatatatatatatatatatatatatttgagaatcagatcaatatattgttaagagaagaccaaatttaattttattgaactaaatTGCAAAATTAGTACCTAAATATattagtacaaaaaaaaaaaaaattgaggaggCCATTGCCACTCAAGTCCATGAATAATTGCGTCTCTGTCTaggattttttgtgaaattagtGTCGACATAGTATTATTACTGTGGAATTTTCTAAAAGTGATATGAATATGGAAGATGGAAGATTCCATTGTGCGAGACCACGAGCGGCTATTTGGTCCAAGGATTCATTTCATTTATACCTAATATGAAGAAAATATGGAAGATTAATTTTACCAGAAATTTCATTCAATAAcacgtttatttttatttttatttttattttttgaaagtcATTCAATAAGACCTGTCTTACCATTATCTCAAACCATGAGGTCCATGACATATTTTTGAGCTATTAAATCCTGATGGCTAAGGAGGAGAAATTTAAACATCCTTGGATTTGAAGTAACTATGATAATTTATTACCACAACAACTGACAAAGTATTAATTCCACCCATTCAAAATGTAGtttctacaaaacaaaaaaaaaaaaaaggcaccatTAATTATTATCACTAGCTTGTAACCTCATGCATATAcatggatatacttaaaagatacaCATTAAAATGCATAttataattcttacatatataatttaaatattattgatagtcattcttatatatatatttttaactctttaaaaggttttgtaagaatgttattaggtataaaatgtaaattgtccatttttaaaatatttttatgttcattaattctagactctttggtttttgtatacAATAACTCACTTAAATGGAGATTTATGatatggtcccacatttgattccaaaattaagaaataaacccgctttaaaaataataatttaggacacataacgcaaaattggacttcaattgtaaaatctaattggattttttctaaactttacccattaatatatatatatagatgacttataaatttaaattttttttaattatacaaaaaaaggctcataaatataaaatcattcaaactctctttTCCTCTAATTTGTGTTAGATATATAgttatgttttttatgatttatttatattgaacttCTCGTTTTCtatactaaattaactcatttggcacaaaaattaaaaaaattttgattagatgggatatatatatagataaatggcttataaacttgaattgtttttagttctatatataaaaaaaaaggctcataaatataaaatcattcaaaaattatgtttttt
The sequence above is drawn from the Quercus robur chromosome 7, dhQueRobu3.1, whole genome shotgun sequence genome and encodes:
- the LOC126692903 gene encoding VQ motif-containing protein 25; protein product: MDDMTNKQTCKPCSTLAHLGMHRDSKTISKTKPKIRIIHIFAPEIIKTDVANFRELVQRLTGKPMEKGCNKKPSRIPRREESRSASSDKPTVQTNKMELPSGFRSNLDQSRERIKDEEEGILWNAEKSGGFLGSLSELEDYIQDLGDEFPFLPLDASRLHSIEEAQLT